The following proteins come from a genomic window of Neofelis nebulosa isolate mNeoNeb1 chromosome 5, mNeoNeb1.pri, whole genome shotgun sequence:
- the PTTG1IP gene encoding pituitary tumor-transforming gene 1 protein-interacting protein has protein sequence MAFGGPRGLVPRWELPVGVAALLLLLFSVTAAQEPSVAACSQNTNRTCEECLKNVSCLWCNTNKACLDYPVTRILPPSSLCALSSARWGVCWVNFEALIITLSVAGGAVLLALAACCCLCCCRRRRSRKPDKEEEKAAREREERRVRQEERRAEMKSRHDEIRKKYGLFKEENPYARFENN, from the exons ATGGCGTTCGGCGGCCCTCGCGGGCTCGTGCCCCGCTGGGAGTTGCCTGTTGGCGTGGCCGCGCTGCTCCTGCTGCTCTTTTCGGTGACCGCCGCTCAGGAGCCGTCCGTAGCGG CTTGTTCTCAGAACACAAACAGGACCTGTGAGGAGTGCCTGAAAAACGTCTCT TGCCTTTGGTGCAACACCAATAAGGCGTGCTTGGACTACCCCGTGACCAGGATCCTGCCACCCAGCTCCCTTTGTGCGCTGAGCTCTGCACGCTGGGGCGTTTGCTGGG TGAACTTCGAGGCGCTGATCATCACCCTGTCGGTGGCGGGGGGGGCCGTGCTGCTGGCCTTGGCCGCGTGCTGCTGCCTTTGCTGCTGCCGCAGGAGGAGGAGCCGGAAGCCGgataaggaagaggagaaggccGCGCGGGAGCGCGAGGAGCGCAGGGTCCGGCAGGAGGAGAG gAGAGCAGAAATGAAATCCAGACAtgatgaaatcagaaaaaaatacg